Proteins co-encoded in one Malus sylvestris chromosome 7, drMalSylv7.2, whole genome shotgun sequence genomic window:
- the LOC126628080 gene encoding ethylene-responsive transcription factor RAP2-7-like, giving the protein MLDLNINFTNITNSKSMEVDDAGTSNSSVVNADEAPTPGNAGDEDSTNNTTSSFMFDILRREKDGLCISGDGDQTQSLQFVTRPLFPVAGYGGGGKEGADCGLGLSSSSLSTARTHWLNLSFAETGGQTQAELRVVQQKKQPPRKSRRGPRSRSSQYRGVTFYRRTGRWESHIWDCGKQVYLGGFDTAHSAARAYDRAAIKFRGIDADINFNVGDYEEDMKLLGHLNKEEFVHVLRRQTTGASRGNSKYRGVAAVPQPECGAKWENRMGQVPRKKVFEKEAIKCRTGREAVTNFDPSIYEGEMVLNASVEGSGHNLDLSLRISQPCSAGQKRIGKLGDFQFPKERPMGNGFSSAAMGQLPHVLTTVAKGPALYPGFVQRHGEITSDHNRLQPISSPRYTNWACQVYGNNNNVCPMQVFSIAASSGFPSSTATTPPPSASLPPNLQDSSASAYSLDCLPFPATANIY; this is encoded by the exons ATGTTGGATCTTAACATTAATTTCACCAACATAACTAATTCAAAATCTATGGAGGTAGATGATGCCGGGACATCCAACTCCTCCGTCGTCAATGCCGACGAAGCTCCGACTCCAGGCAATGCCGGAGACGAAGACTCCACCAACAATACCACTTCCTCTTTCATGTTTGATATcctgaggagagagaaagacggTCTCTGCATTTCTGGGGACGGAGACCAGACTCAGTCTCTGCAGTTCGTGACGAGGCCGctttttccggtggccggatatggcggaggaggcaaggagggggCAGACTGCGGGTTGGGATTGTCGTCATCGTCCTTGTCAACGGCAAGGACTCACTGGCTGAACCTGTCGTTTGCCGAGACTGGAGGGCAGACTCAGGCGGAGCTTAGAGTTGTGCAGCAGAAAAAACAGCCGCCCCGGAAAAGCCGTCGCGGGCCGAGATCCCGGAGCTCTCAGTACCGCGGCGTCACGTTTTACCGGAGGACAGGGCGGTGGGAGTCGCATATATG GGATTGTGGGAAACAGGTTTATTTAG gTGGATTTGACACTGCTCATTCTGCAGCTAG AGCATACGATCGAGCTGCAATCAAATTTCGCGGAATTGATGCTGATATCAATTTTAATGTAGGAGATTATGAGGAAGATATGAAACTG TTGGGGCATCTGAATAAAGAAGAATTTGTGCACGTGCTTCGTCGCCAAACCACAGGAGCCTCACGTGGGAACTCGAAATACAGAGGTGTAGCTGCAGTTCCTCAGCCTGAATGTGGTGCCAAATGGGAAAATCGAATGGGACAAGTTCCTCGGAAAAA GGTCTTTGAAAAGGAGGCCATCAAATGCAGGACCGGAAGAGAAGCAGTTACAAACTTTGACCCTAGTATCTACGAAGGGGAGATGGTTTTAAATGCTAGCGTTGAAG GCAGTGGTCACAACCTTGATTTGAGCCTACGGATTTCTCAACCTTGTTCTGCTGGTCAAAAGAGGATTGGAAAATTAGGGGATTTTCAATTTCCTAAAGAGAGGCCAATG GGTAATGGGTTTTCTTCTGCAGCTATGGGACAACTCCCTCATGTTCTAACGACGGTAGCCAAGGGTCCTGCCCTATATCCAGGTTTCGTACAAAGACACGGG GAAATAACTTCAGATCATAACAGATTGCAACCAATTTCTTCGCCGAGATACACAAATTGGGCATGTCAAGTTTATGGAAACAACAACAATGTCTGCCCTATGCAAGTGTTTTCTATTGCAGCATCATCAGGATTCCCATCTTCTACAGCCACTACACCTCCTCCGTCTGCTTCCCTTCCTCCGAACCTCCAAGACAGCAGCGCTTCTGCCTACAGTCTCGATTGCCTTCCTTTCCCGGCCACGGCCAACATTTACTAG